Genomic window (Candidatus Methylacidiphilales bacterium):
TTGGAGAAGCCAAGGAGCAGATGGGATTGCGGCGGGCGCGTCTGCGGGGCAAAGTGAATGTGTTGGAGCAATGCTTAATGACGGCCACGGCCCAAAATATCAAACGTCTGGTCAAGGCGCTGGAGCGGATGCCTGCAGCAGCAATAACTGCAGTTCAAAATCAAGCCAAACAGTCCGCAATCCTTTTGGCACACGAATTGAATCTTTTATTTATCGAAATCAGTCGAGCAACCTTCAGATGCATTCCATGTGAAACCTAACACCCCTTTTTCAACAGCCTCTCAATTCTCAACGCTTGAGAAGCTGTTGAAATAATCCACAGATTACACAGATTTGGGAAAACTTCCGATCAGCCTCTCTGTGGAAATCTGTGGATTGATCTCTCGGTAATAGTTTGTCAACAGCCCATGACAAGTGACATTGATTGGAGATCGTGGGTCAGGAGTCATTCCTTGACAAAGCGCAGCAGGCGTTCGGGAAGTATGTCAGGCTTTCTACTTCTCAGAGGGATGGTTGCCGTTGGGTCGCCCTTTCGAGGCTTTGCGTTTTACAAGCAGGAATGGTGTCCAACTATCGTGCATTGCCACGAATCTGTGCGGACGAGGTTCCGACAACAGGATCACAGACGCTGACTGCTCCCCCACCGAAAAGATAGATTGGCGAGGAACCCGGGTTTAAGGTCAATTGATTTCCCCTGGCATGAAGCGTCGTGCAATTCCCCATGATGTCCATCCGCGTGAGTACCCCGGTGGAGATGCGCAGTGTGACGGATGGATTTCCAGAGTTGCCCCACAGAACCAGCAGCGGGCCATCGCCACGCCGCCACTCATATATTGTTATATCCCGGGTGGAGCGGTCTGCAACATGCCCGGCATCAGCCAATGCATCCGCCATCACCGCTTGCGCAACAAATTGCGGACGGGGCTGGAATGCCGAAGTGACCATGCTCCAGTCGTTGTCGCCGACAAAACCCCACATCGTAATCGACTCGATGCGGCCGTGTAATTTTACCGCCGGACCAACCCTGCAGCGGACCAGATTTTCCGCTCCCTTTCCTTCTTCATATCGCCGTTTGTCTCCACTAAAAGGCGATCTTTGATCCATGTTTTCTTCCTGCCAAATGTTCCTTTGCGTGTCGCCATGCTTGTCAAACAAAGTGATGGAATTTTGCATCATTTCGATTTCACCCCAATACGTGTTTAAAATGGCACCATCAAACTTCCCATTAACGGGCGGACCATACATTCTTTCAATCGTATTTCCCGGATTTTGCTCCGGCCGGACTTCAGGCAGTTCCGTGGCAAGGTTGCCGATCAACACCGGCAGGCCAGGTGCGGCCGCCCTGATCCCGTCATGGATCGCGCTGGCCATGATGTCGTACTCCTCGTCGGACATGATTGTTCCGTCCTGCAGCGGACGATAGCCCGGATTTTGCAGGGTCCGGTGATTGGATTGCTCGATACCCCAGTTTCCAATCGCTGCGACCTGTTCCTTGAATGCCTCTGCCAGTCTTTGTCCACCGGCTTTGAATGACAGGGGGTCGATAGGCCGCCGGAAGGCGCCACCCGGCACAATTTGCAGAACACAGCGCATGCCAAGGTTGCGGTACCAAGCGATCTCACGTCTGGCTGTTTCGATATTTTCCCGGGTCATGAAATTTTCGTAAGTGGTTTCCACCCGCACCCAGCCAATCCCGAATCCGGCCACTTTGAGCATCTGAGCGAGGACCCGATCCGAGGGGCGGCCATCGGCATAAATCCGGGTCAATAGAGTGACGCCCCAGATGTTCGCGGCGGTGCGGGGGCGGGTCAGCGGGGGCAACACCGCATATCTGCCGCTAAACGTGCCGATGATGGCTCCGGATGTACTGTCAACAGCCTCGATATCCAGATAAAACGCGCCAAAGCGATGGGTGGGAGGTAAAGTTGCATCAAACGTGGCCGTATCAAACCCGGACACTATTTGCGCCGGCCCTGAGATCGGATCCTCCGCGTTTCCAACCCAGTCCGTACGCACCACACGCAAAGCGATTTTGCGATCCTCTCCGCAAAGACTTGTTATGCAAATTTTCAAGTGGACCGGTTTCGACGCATCATCATAGAGATTTCCGGGTTGCACATTCTCAACGGTACCCCAGCAGCTAGCGGGGGATGGCAGGCTATCGGGTGAGGAAAGATAAGGAGGTTTGACCTGGGCCGTGGCATCCCGGAACCAAAGTGCGAAAGCGCGCGTGGTTTCAAATACATCCATTGCGTCGGGAATGGGAGCGCCTTTGGGCAGCACCCATACCACAAGATTATCCGCCAATAGGGTACCCCATCCGCCCTGGTTCGCCTGGTATTCATGTCCGAAACGCAATCGCATGGTTACAGCACCGTCAGGCGCAACGTGCGGCATTGTGACGCCGTAGGTCCAGGTAGCCGTTGGAATCCGGTCAAACATTCCGGACCGCACAAAGTTTTTTGGCGGCAATTGTTTTCCATGGCTGTCGTAAAACCTCAGTTCCAAGGGGCCCAGCCACGAAGTGCCAAAAGGTCCGGGCTCGTCCAACTTGGGGTCGATGACCTTATTGGCATGAAGCCAGCCTGCAGCCACATAGGCTTGGCCGACGGCACAGGGCATCGGGTCAGACAACCAGTATCCATCAACCGGATTTCTTCCGTGCCACTGTGTGTTTTTTGAAAGCGGCGGATCCAGGGATTCCAACAGCAACGCGCCGCCGCCCGAGTAAGCCTGGTCGCGCGACCATTCACCACGCGCCCTGCCCATATTGAAATCGGGACGCCCATTCAGATGGTATCCGGCGATCTGTTCTGCGGTCCAATTCTTGTCCGCTCTCCCAATAAATGTCCAATGGGCTGGAAGATTCCCCTCGCCCTCCTCGATATTTCCGTTGAGGAGCAGATTTTTGGCAAAATCCACCCCAAGAGATGGCAGGGCTGGCGCGTGTTTGACGTTTGCCTGAGCTTGCGGTTGCGTGTTGCCGGCGCCGACGGGCGGCTCTTGGGCGACGCAAGGCAACAGGATGAAAAGCAGCAAAGTCTGGCAATAAAGAAATCTCCTGGGGTTCACGAACAAATTCCAATCTGAACGGCAGGAATGTTCTTGTCAATTTCCCGCAATTCCCGGCTCCGGGTTTTATTGGGAGAAGTGGACAGTCGTCTTTTCCTGCAAAACATGGAAGCCATCCAGGCCTAGATGTTAGTCTTTCACGGAAACACAGAAGACAAACCCCATTATTCGTGTGACTTGTCCCCATGCCAGCCTTTAGCGACTTCGTAAAAAGGGGTAAATCCCCGGCTTGTCCTCCGGCAGGAGAAGGCTAAGGCAATTGGCATGGGTGTTACAGAAATCCTTCACGAAATTGATTCCCTTCCCGCCGAAACGCGCTGGCAGGTGCTCGAACACACCCGCCATCTGTTAGAACCGGAAATCCCTGAAAGCTTCAAGCGGGCGATGGCGGAAATACAACGTGGCGAAGTAATCGATTTGGATGAAACACTCAAGGAACTGGATCACACCGAGTGAACTACCGCTTCCGTGCGGCAAAGTCTTTTAGTCGTTCTCTGGCCAAGCTGCCGCTCTCCCAGAAAAGGCAGCCAAGGCCGCTTTCAAAGTTTTCAAAAATGACCCGTTCGATCCCCGGTTGCGTACTCATAAAATCCACAAATTATCCGCTGCTTAGGGTAAAACCATCCCCCTCCATTCACCTCTTGCAGCACGGGGGCGTTGTGGCTAGATTCGTCCCCTATGCAATCCATACTCGTCACGGGTGGCGCCGGTTTTATCGGCTCCAACCTCACGCTCCGGCTCCAGGAACTTCATCCCAAGGCCTGGATCACCGTCATTGACGACTTTCGTTCCGGCAATTTCAAAAACCTGCAGGGCTTTCGAGGGGATTTCGTGGCTGCGGATCTCTCCCGTCTCGACTGGAAAGCGCAGTTTCAAAAACCATGCTGGGATGCGGTGTTCCATCTGGCTTCCATCACCGACACAACCGAGCACAACCAATTCCTCCAGACCCACGACAACGTGGAAGCCTTTCGCAAGCTGCTCGATTTCATCGCGCCCTTGAAGACCCCCATCGTCTATGCCTCCTCAGCCGCCACCTATGGCATCAGCGGCGGCGTCAATCACGAGGACGACGCCCCGGCCCCGGCCAACATCTACGCCTTTTCAAAAGTCCAGCTCGACAACCTGGCGCGCCACTATACCTCGCTTCATCCCGGCCTCAAAATTGTCGGCCTGCGCTATTTCAATGTCTATGGCCCGCGCGAGGCGCACAAGGGCATACCCGCCAGCATGATTTATCATCTGGCCCAACAGATGATCTCCGGCAAAACACCTCGAATCTTCAAGTTCGGCGAACAAATGCGCGATTTCGTCTATGTGAAGGACATCGTAAACTACACCATCCGCGCGTTGACCGCGCCGCAGTCGGCGATTCTGAACGCGGGTTCCGGGGAGCCCCGCCCGTTCAATGACATTATCAGCATCTTGAACAAGGTTCTGGGCACATCGATGAAGCCTGAATATTTTGACTGTCCCTACCCGTTCTACCAGCCTCACACGGAAGCCGACATGTCGAACACGCAGCGCGTGCTGGGGGTCAAATCCGAATACTCCCTGGAAAAGGGCATTCAGGATTATTACGACTCAGGCTTTCTGGTTGCGCGAAAATAGCCAATTCCAGGCCTCCGCCTGTCGCCTATTTCTTGGTTTTGCATAATCCCCGGACTGTGCTAGCTTGGCTTTGTATCGCACGCAGAGTTTATGTGTGAGAAAAACATTCGGCTGCCGGGCCGTTTGAGAAGCGGCCCGCTCAGATTGGCAGCGCTCGGGGAAACCCCGCCAACGTCGGGTACTCGGTCTGGATGTATAAAAATCAAGTTGGCATTCGTTATGCTCTCTAATTTCGTGCCGAATCAACGGCACTATTCCGAGGAGAATAAAACATGAGCAAGGTGAAAATG
Coding sequences:
- the rfaD gene encoding ADP-glyceromanno-heptose 6-epimerase, with amino-acid sequence MQSILVTGGAGFIGSNLTLRLQELHPKAWITVIDDFRSGNFKNLQGFRGDFVAADLSRLDWKAQFQKPCWDAVFHLASITDTTEHNQFLQTHDNVEAFRKLLDFIAPLKTPIVYASSAATYGISGGVNHEDDAPAPANIYAFSKVQLDNLARHYTSLHPGLKIVGLRYFNVYGPREAHKGIPASMIYHLAQQMISGKTPRIFKFGEQMRDFVYVKDIVNYTIRALTAPQSAILNAGSGEPRPFNDIISILNKVLGTSMKPEYFDCPYPFYQPHTEADMSNTQRVLGVKSEYSLEKGIQDYYDSGFLVARK